TCTTCTTTTATTCTTTCACTTGGTGATTTAGTTAGTAAACTTGTAACATTTGGTAAGTCTACTTTTGCCTTGTTTTGTAAAATTTCTCTTTCGGTTTCATTTTTGATTAAACTATCAATATTTACTATTTGATTACCTAACATTTTTGAATGTATGTCTGCAGTTTGTGTATCGTTTATTTAAATATAAATACTCAAGTTACAGTTATAATGAATAATTCCCCGATTTTCTTGCCCATATGTTTGATCTAATTGTAAGAAATCTTGTAAAATAAGTAAGAAAAACATGTCTCGGCTTCGAGCGACGGTCACAAATCCTTGAAAGTTTGGAATCATAGGTATGTTCTCAAATTAATCTAAATAGAATTGGATATCTCTTGGCAAACGTTTGTTAGGTTGGGAATTTGCAACTAAAACATTTGCTTTGTATAGTTGCAAAGCAAATAAACTGGCAAGAATGTGGTGATTAGTTTTTTCGTCAGGAATGATTAAAAATAATGCTTTTGGTTTATCAGTAAAATTAAATAGATTAATGTCATTTTTACAGGCAATTTTCTTAATTCCGATATCATGATAAATCTGTAAGTCACGATCTAAATTTGAAAGAATAGAACCCAGTTCGTTATTTCCTGTTTTCAGGGCATTTAAACCCACTATTTGGGCCATTGGCTTTAAAGATAAGGATATCATTAGGAACATACTGATAATTTTATGTCATAGCTAATCCCAAGAATTATGTATATATACGATTTAAGCAGTAAAAAAACTGAAATTATTCAGTATTCTAAAATGTTTATAAAATATGGGTTTCCCAACAACCACTTTTTTATTTGGGCATTAACTATTAATCAAAATAATGGAGTAAATATAATAGTAATAAAATAATAAATGAATAACTAAAATAAAATAGACACATAAAAAGTTAGTTATGTGTCTATTTTATTTTAGTTATTCATAATAGTTTACTTTTATTATTAATTTAATAAGTTTATTGGTAAAATTCATTTAAGTAAATATCTCTAAATCAGTAGTTAGTATTTTTATCTCAGTTTACTGATCAAGTCATTAATCCTTTGACAAAAATGTTTTTAGCTTTTAAGTAATTTGTTGCTTTTGCAATGTCGCCAGTTTGAACCTGACCGTTATTAGCAGCATCAATATTTGAAGGTAATCCCATCACTAATTTATCAGCATCAATTTGATAGAAGTTATCTTTTCCTTCAACAATATATTTGCTAATTAAATATAAGAATTCTGCTTTATATTCAACATTATTTTGTGCTAGTCAATATAAGTTTAAGTTTAATTCAGCACGATCTTCATCTTGAACATTAACCCCATCACCAGCTTGATTATAAAACTGCGGATTGATTCAGTCGTAATATCCTTCAAGTGATTCCAAATATTTAATGTAATCACCAAAAGCCGCATTAGTTTTTAAGTATGGAAATTCTGGGGCCATTGTGATGTAAAAATGTTTTCCTTGTGCTTGATAATAGTTTTTAACATATTTTAAAGCATTTGGAATAACTATTTCGTTATCACTAGCATTGATGGCCGCTTGTTCTAAATCAATGTCTAATCCATCAAAATCGTATTTATCAGTTAATTCAATAATTTTATCAATAAAGTTTTGAGTATCAGCTGTTTTTAAATCCACATGAGCATCTGCTCCTCCTAAGGATAAAATAACTTTTTGCCCACGAGAATGTAATATATCAATTTCTTTAACAAAAAAAGCATTTTTTTGTTCTTGCGTCATTTCTGGGTGACTTGCAACTAATGGTGTAAAATCAGGCAATACCCCAACTTGTTCTGAACGCATAAATGAGATATTAACAAAGTTATATTCTGTTGGGACATCTGTTAAGTTAATGTATTTTGCAAATTCCTGTGTTCATTGTGCTGATTGTGCATTATCAAAATTATGTCAGTAACCAACTAGAACTGATTTTTCTGTTTCATTAATATTATTTGTATTATTTAGTAAAGTTCCAATTGGAGTTGCTCCAAAAGCAAAAACTCCAGTTAATGATAATAATGTTTTCATAAATTTTATCCCTTTCATAGTAAAATAAATGCTTGATAAATTTATATAGACGTTATTATTTTGATAAGTAGCATTTTTAATGCTAAATTAATTGTAACTTATTTTTAAAAAAAATAACATAGCGTTTTAAATGCTATTTTATTTAAAAATAATTATTGTAACTGAAAAATTAAATTGTTTTAATAATAAATTCTTTATTAATATCACTAACTTCTTCTAATTCTGTTTCTAGTAAAATTTTATCTATATCTTTTTTAGTATTTTCTGGTTCTTTAATTGTAAATGATACTGTTACTGTGCTGTCAGGTTTGTAGTTAGTACTATCTTCTTTTGTTTTGATATTTGCTTCTGTTTCACTAACAGTTCCGTCTAGTTCGATTTGATTGATATCAACGCCTTTGTTTGTTACTTTAATGGCATCCAGGATTGTTTGCGGTTGATTGTTTGCAAGTTCACCTAAAGTTTTTAATTAAATCAAATCATTTAAATCTTTCTTTAACTCAAATTCTATTTCAATTCCTTTATCATTTGGTAAATAAAATTGGCTATCTTTAATTGGCATGATTGTAGCTTTTGTTTCTGTAATATTTACAATTGCAATGTCTGACATGATAAGATTTTTATTTTTAAGATTTTCACGAATAGTAGAATCAGAATTATCATTAATTTTTTCTAGTATTGTTACTTTTAAATCTGTTGCTAATTCTTTTTTGACAATATATTCAAAAATTATTAATAACAAATTTAAGAGAAAATAGTAATTAAAATTCAACTTGTTTTGGTTTTTTTAAAAATAATAAAGAAAAAACCGATAATTTTATCGGTTTTTAAACAAATAAAGTGGTAATTTAATTTTTTAAAATTATTTCCCTGAAATTTTTGAAAGTTCTTTTGCCACGGATTCAACATAAACTCCAACAATAATTTGGATTCCTTTGTTTTTTGAAACTAGAACTAAACCAGCAACACCTGTATCTTTAATTTTTTGTTGATCAATAATCGTGTTATCTTTTACTGTTAAACGTAAACGTGTCATACAGTTATC
The Spiroplasma chrysopicola DF-1 genome window above contains:
- a CDS encoding glycosyl hydrolase family 18 protein, producing MKTLLSLTGVFAFGATPIGTLLNNTNNINETEKSVLVGYWHNFDNAQSAQWTQEFAKYINLTDVPTEYNFVNISFMRSEQVGVLPDFTPLVASHPEMTQEQKNAFFVKEIDILHSRGQKVILSLGGADAHVDLKTADTQNFIDKIIELTDKYDFDGLDIDLEQAAINASDNEIVIPNALKYVKNYYQAQGKHFYITMAPEFPYLKTNAAFGDYIKYLESLEGYYDWINPQFYNQAGDGVNVQDEDRAELNLNLYWLAQNNVEYKAEFLYLISKYIVEGKDNFYQIDADKLVMGLPSNIDAANNGQVQTGDIAKATNYLKAKNIFVKGLMTWSVNWDKNTNYWFRDIYLNEFYQ
- a CDS encoding TraM recognition domain-containing protein produces the protein MPMIPNFQGFVTVARSRDMFFLLILQDFLQLDQTYGQENRGIIHYNCNLSIYI
- a CDS encoding type IV secretory system conjugative DNA transfer family protein, with protein sequence MAQIVGLNALKTGNNELGSILSNLDRDLQIYHDIGIKKIACKNDINLFNFTDKPKALFLIIPDEKTNHHILASLFALQLYKANVLVANSQPNKRLPRDIQFYLD